A part of Streptococcus porcinus genomic DNA contains:
- the asp1 gene encoding accessory Sec system protein Asp1 — MYHFIPAWYQKDRPWYDDTKEWTHINQYLQFDDSVNQIKVFHDNQENVRIMILNYSPHLRAFLHQKGLLEVEVWSLFDQLQNCQESKFSPLDWRNLNWPKGATFLYSPFTVSVLVNDYLYARLQFTTNGNLFQIIRFEKDGKRVKEQLVFDDRGFLSSILYFKNGQASYQDYVNQAGSWCLREYLNHAIADRIVINSKQVPFLKQKTYNNWETLIKEMVDQEIAMTNLADIFVIASHQQHNTFFKGITRRTIFSFYQSRQRLDSLSLAEREIFSDAQFLVSDTDKNVVALQSLAKEKNFPPIVQLSPFDSRFDLGLSIRQKVLEIYFFVDTVDKEDMKAILTLIFKKMAENELLTLRVATYQRYGERITNLQDLLETYLDTYIPNQLSNKENSLPDKNTEEKALRADILIITEENDIISAFKRSRIVIDFGIEPDLYHQIAAISSGIPQINKVQTAYVSHKKNGYIASQIDDISKGLDYYLKGLSHWNQSLVYSIEKIAENTGQALITKWKAQLEGKND, encoded by the coding sequence ATGTACCACTTTATTCCAGCTTGGTATCAAAAAGATCGACCTTGGTATGATGATACCAAGGAATGGACACATATCAATCAATATTTACAATTTGATGATAGTGTCAATCAAATTAAGGTCTTTCATGACAACCAAGAAAACGTTCGAATCATGATTCTGAACTATTCCCCTCACTTAAGAGCTTTTTTACACCAAAAAGGATTACTTGAAGTTGAAGTTTGGTCTTTATTTGATCAGCTGCAAAATTGCCAAGAGAGCAAGTTCTCTCCACTAGATTGGCGCAACCTAAATTGGCCAAAAGGAGCGACCTTTTTATATTCCCCATTCACAGTTAGTGTTCTTGTCAATGATTACCTCTACGCGCGCTTGCAGTTTACAACTAATGGAAACCTTTTCCAAATCATTCGTTTTGAAAAAGATGGTAAAAGGGTAAAAGAGCAACTTGTTTTTGATGACCGAGGTTTCCTTTCCAGTATTCTTTATTTTAAAAATGGCCAAGCAAGCTATCAAGATTATGTGAATCAAGCAGGCTCATGGTGTCTTAGAGAATATTTAAATCACGCTATCGCTGATAGAATTGTCATCAATTCTAAACAAGTCCCATTTCTGAAGCAAAAAACCTATAACAATTGGGAAACCCTGATTAAAGAAATGGTTGATCAAGAAATAGCTATGACAAATCTTGCCGATATCTTTGTTATTGCTAGCCATCAGCAACATAATACTTTCTTTAAAGGTATCACTAGACGAACCATCTTTTCCTTTTACCAAAGCCGACAAAGGTTAGATTCTTTAAGCCTTGCTGAGAGGGAAATTTTTTCAGATGCCCAATTTTTAGTATCTGATACTGATAAAAATGTAGTTGCTTTGCAATCTTTGGCAAAAGAAAAAAACTTCCCACCTATTGTCCAACTTTCTCCTTTTGATAGTCGATTTGACTTGGGTTTAAGTATCCGTCAAAAAGTATTGGAAATCTATTTTTTTGTAGATACAGTGGACAAAGAAGATATGAAAGCTATCTTAACCTTAATTTTTAAAAAGATGGCTGAAAATGAACTACTTACTTTAAGAGTTGCTACTTATCAACGCTATGGTGAACGGATTACAAACTTGCAGGATTTACTCGAGACTTATCTAGATACCTATATCCCAAACCAATTGTCTAACAAAGAGAATAGCTTGCCTGACAAAAATACAGAAGAAAAAGCTTTAAGGGCCGATATCTTAATTATTACAGAAGAAAATGATATTATTTCTGCTTTTAAAAGAAGTCGTATTGTAATTGACTTTGGAATAGAGCCGGATTTGTATCATCAAATAGCTGCTATTAGTTCGGGGATTCCTCAAATTAATAAAGTGCAAACGGCCTATGTAAGCCATAAGAAAAATGGTTATATAGCTAGTCAAATTGATGATATTAGTAAAGGTTTGGATTATTACTTAAAGGGCTTGTCACATTGGAATCAATCTTTGGTTTATTCCATTGAGAAAATTGCTGAAAATACAGGGCAAGCTTTAATAACTAAATGGAAAGCTCAATTGGAGGGCAAAAATGACTAA
- the secY2 gene encoding accessory Sec system protein translocase subunit SecY2 yields MQANRQMVKSPLKKKVITSLLIILVYLIGRHIPLPLVDVDASAFGGLNRDLMTIASLVSGGDFSQVSLFTLGLGPWMSTMILWGFFSTSKKLNLQKMPMAVADRWRKIIMIIISVIQSLGLLSFMTFQTWLLPFDRLGFLIIVAFLSIAGCFVMMWLANLNMIFGLGSSSIIILVGLISSLPARLSQALAKDSHFSSHLWVYGLILIFAITALVVTIFLERAEYRIPLERVMIHNDFAHKSYIPIKMNVAGGMAIMYGMTLLVLPQYFLSGLQMVYPHNQTIAYLISNLVLSKSFGLTVYLIILFLLTIGFALVNVKPDKVTEGLQEMGDYIHGVQPGSPTFTFLNKIVKQVGFLGGAYTCFIIGFPLVLGHYYKVDTTISTFPGTVLILATLLFTIFDQVEMLQLNKQYRNIL; encoded by the coding sequence ATGCAGGCCAATCGGCAAATGGTTAAATCACCTTTGAAGAAAAAGGTGATCACAAGCTTACTTATCATATTAGTTTATTTAATAGGGAGACATATTCCACTTCCCTTGGTTGATGTCGATGCATCAGCTTTTGGTGGCTTAAACCGTGATTTAATGACTATTGCTAGTCTGGTATCTGGGGGTGATTTCTCTCAGGTTTCATTATTCACTTTAGGTTTAGGTCCTTGGATGTCAACAATGATTCTTTGGGGTTTTTTCAGCACGAGTAAAAAGTTAAACTTACAGAAAATGCCAATGGCTGTTGCAGATAGATGGCGTAAAATCATTATGATTATTATCAGTGTCATTCAATCGCTAGGTCTCTTGAGTTTCATGACCTTTCAAACTTGGTTGCTTCCTTTTGATCGTCTTGGTTTTTTGATTATCGTAGCATTTCTATCAATTGCTGGTTGTTTTGTTATGATGTGGCTAGCTAATTTAAACATGATATTTGGATTGGGAAGCTCAAGTATCATTATTTTAGTAGGATTAATATCAAGTTTACCAGCTCGTTTATCTCAGGCATTAGCTAAAGATTCTCATTTTAGCTCCCATCTATGGGTGTATGGACTGATCCTCATTTTTGCGATTACTGCATTAGTCGTAACAATCTTTTTAGAGCGAGCTGAGTATCGGATTCCTCTAGAGCGTGTGATGATTCATAATGATTTTGCCCACAAGTCTTATATTCCAATCAAGATGAATGTAGCTGGTGGGATGGCAATAATGTATGGTATGACTTTACTAGTTTTACCACAATACTTTTTATCTGGACTACAAATGGTATACCCTCATAATCAAACGATAGCTTATTTGATTTCTAATTTAGTTTTATCAAAATCATTTGGTTTAACTGTTTATTTAATAATACTTTTTTTATTAACCATTGGTTTTGCTCTGGTAAATGTTAAGCCAGATAAGGTAACTGAGGGTTTGCAGGAGATGGGTGACTATATCCACGGGGTTCAACCTGGTTCTCCAACTTTTACATTTTTAAACAAGATTGTAAAACAAGTTGGCTTCTTAGGGGGAGCCTACACCTGCTTTATAATTGGTTTTCCGCTAGTTTTAGGGCATTATTATAAGGTTGATACAACTATATCAACCTTTCCAGGAACTGTTTTGATTTTAGCCACTCTACTTTTTACGATTTTCGATCAAGTTGAGATGCTTCAACTGAATAAACAATACCGCAATATTTTATAA
- the gtfB gene encoding accessory Sec system glycosylation chaperone GtfB, with product MLNIFENYDQATQDLHYSLVMSGYMHPTVILNETGFLPASVTSPYAFFMGEEQVTEGKARYFNQIKTPKFWEIQSNNNNGEILDHDIKKANIFYAEPTHKRLVRAVEWLDRKGRVRLVEHYNKHGRLYAQSVYNKEQSEVLRTYYDQEGKEKIVENFVTNDIILNDRNKIKIFKSKLEFMIYYLQKSPFKLDKIIYNSLALPFQISIHLPEPGHDILVWQEEFGGSIPGNMQAILSESVARSCQVIIPDPLTYQTFIQLHNGENNKVNSLGYLYPLAQEKNWSANALVFTNSDQLEQIEPLVTHLPDFQFHIGALTEMSPKLQVLGQKDNVFLYPNISPKTITALWRLCSVYLDINHGNEILNANRMAFEHRMPIYAFNNTQHTRHYILPENIFIPNQVDDMIKALTSLAYPDIFKDVMNHQLAFANHTTKEAYREVFG from the coding sequence ATGCTTAATATATTTGAAAATTATGACCAAGCTACTCAAGATTTGCACTATTCTTTAGTGATGTCAGGTTACATGCATCCAACTGTTATTCTAAATGAGACAGGATTTTTACCCGCTTCTGTAACTAGTCCCTACGCCTTTTTCATGGGTGAAGAGCAAGTGACTGAAGGAAAAGCTCGGTATTTCAATCAAATCAAAACTCCTAAATTTTGGGAAATTCAGTCCAATAACAACAATGGTGAAATTCTCGACCATGATATTAAGAAAGCAAATATTTTTTATGCTGAGCCAACCCATAAACGTTTAGTCCGAGCTGTTGAATGGTTAGATCGTAAAGGAAGGGTGCGCTTGGTTGAACATTACAACAAACATGGACGCCTCTATGCGCAGAGTGTTTATAATAAGGAACAGTCTGAAGTTTTGAGAACTTATTATGATCAAGAAGGTAAGGAAAAAATTGTTGAAAATTTTGTGACCAACGATATTATTTTAAACGATCGAAACAAAATTAAAATATTCAAGAGTAAATTGGAATTTATGATTTATTATCTTCAGAAATCACCTTTTAAGCTTGATAAAATCATTTATAATTCTTTGGCCTTGCCATTTCAGATCAGTATCCATTTGCCAGAACCTGGTCATGATATTCTGGTTTGGCAAGAAGAGTTTGGAGGTTCTATTCCAGGTAATATGCAGGCTATTTTAAGTGAAAGTGTTGCTAGAAGTTGCCAAGTTATCATTCCTGATCCCTTGACTTATCAAACTTTTATTCAACTACATAATGGGGAGAATAATAAAGTTAATTCTTTGGGCTATTTATATCCTTTGGCGCAGGAAAAAAATTGGTCAGCCAATGCTCTAGTTTTTACCAATAGTGATCAACTTGAACAAATAGAACCTTTAGTAACTCACTTACCTGATTTTCAATTCCATATTGGAGCTCTGACGGAAATGTCCCCTAAATTACAGGTTTTGGGACAAAAGGACAATGTTTTCTTATACCCTAATATTTCACCCAAAACAATCACTGCCTTGTGGCGTTTATGCTCTGTTTATTTAGATATCAATCATGGTAATGAGATACTCAATGCCAATCGGATGGCTTTTGAACATAGGATGCCAATCTATGCTTTTAATAATACCCAGCATACGCGTCATTATATTCTACCAGAGAATATTTTTATTCCCAATCAGGTTGACGATATGATAAAGGCTTTAACTTCGTTAGCTTATCCTGATATTTTTAAAGATGTTATGAATCACCAGTTAGCCTTTGCTAATCATACTACGAAAGAGGCCTATAGGGAGGTGTTTGGATAA
- the asp3 gene encoding accessory Sec system protein Asp3, with amino-acid sequence MQTQEFEGFLINWGLLHQDTYMYGVDLSYLRDGRISYHQDYLPVGTVIHSWYSQTNFQANRDIPKLPILKRGLDYCLKLNIETNKGHVPYLRLTFFNRRKEVISYKIIKEDSADFSLPEETFSYQIDLINAGCQDFVFDSILLYNKDSHESLSDSYIVVNALHKDSLAVASELTVFLLENQDGQLMPQSLKHLHRLGNILVVGVSQLKHLAYLTDKFVDFVARTIYKEAPEFLDKGIHFIGTGPKSDCAAILLEHAFEKGKATCSTYPDFDKALKVDIENLSDDLERVKELLEGENNYKVKHFIKSKQEDDSFALVEGLLRPHHYLAKLSEEN; translated from the coding sequence ATGCAGACTCAGGAATTTGAGGGATTTTTAATTAACTGGGGACTTTTGCATCAAGATACTTATATGTATGGCGTAGATCTATCTTATTTAAGAGATGGTCGAATTTCCTATCATCAAGATTACTTGCCAGTTGGTACAGTGATTCATTCTTGGTATTCACAAACTAATTTTCAAGCTAACCGTGATATCCCTAAATTACCAATCTTAAAACGCGGCCTTGACTATTGTCTGAAGTTAAATATTGAAACTAACAAAGGACATGTTCCCTATCTTAGATTAACTTTCTTTAATCGCCGTAAAGAAGTCATTTCTTATAAAATTATCAAGGAAGACAGTGCTGACTTCTCTTTACCAGAAGAGACTTTTTCCTATCAAATTGATTTGATCAATGCAGGTTGTCAAGACTTCGTTTTTGACAGTATTTTACTTTATAATAAGGACTCACACGAATCTTTGTCTGATTCTTATATAGTTGTCAATGCTTTGCATAAAGACAGCCTAGCAGTGGCTTCCGAATTAACTGTTTTCTTATTAGAAAATCAAGATGGGCAATTAATGCCACAATCCTTGAAACATCTTCATCGGTTGGGAAATATCTTAGTTGTCGGAGTATCCCAGCTCAAGCATTTGGCTTATTTAACGGATAAGTTTGTGGATTTTGTCGCGCGTACTATTTATAAAGAGGCTCCAGAGTTTTTAGATAAGGGCATTCATTTTATTGGAACAGGACCTAAGTCTGATTGTGCTGCAATTCTCTTGGAACATGCTTTTGAAAAAGGAAAGGCCACTTGTAGCACTTATCCTGACTTTGATAAGGCATTGAAGGTGGACATTGAAAACCTGTCTGATGATTTAGAACGTGTGAAAGAACTGCTTGAAGGTGAAAATAATTATAAGGTTAAGCATTTTATAAAGTCAAAACAAGAAGATGATAGCTTTGCTTTGGTTGAAGGTCTTTTACGACCTCATCATTATTTAGCAAAATTGTCAGAAGAAAATTAA
- the gtfA gene encoding accessory Sec system glycosyltransferase GtfA, whose translation MTLYNINMGIGWASSGVEYAQSYRAKLLRMIGEKGIFIFTDLILNENVQHLTKNIGFEDEEVIWMYHYFTDIKLAPTSYTLKDVLKTIPFHIEKEEASGKIRRYFYDNNEQFVTCYLSTETNDFVDRAEFVAKGCLIRKDYYNYTRYCSEYFTPKNNKAHLYQRRFFNEDGSTAFDEILDEDSHIYRFKDHIFLSTRELLAYFIKCLQLTEEDIVILDRSSEIGQAVMEGKGKAKTGSVVHAEHYSKNATDNDYILWNNYYEYEFSHADQVDFFICSTEAQSETLKQHFRKYQGLSPRIVTIPVGSLDRLRRPEQKRKPFSLITASRLASEKHIDWLILAVVEAKKVLPELTFDIYGKGGEENKLQELIREHKAQDYIRLMGHADLETIYQEYDAYLAGSTSEGFGLTLMEAVGSGLPIIGFEVPYGNVTFVEHGKNGFLIPKEESDQLDLIVSQFRDAIISMYQEYQIGEWQNHSYTIAEKFLSQTVANDWKEFLKEFDNA comes from the coding sequence ATGACACTTTATAATATTAATATGGGGATTGGCTGGGCTAGTAGTGGAGTCGAATATGCTCAAAGTTATCGCGCCAAACTCTTACGCATGATTGGCGAAAAAGGGATTTTTATTTTTACGGATTTAATATTAAATGAAAATGTCCAGCATTTAACAAAAAACATCGGTTTTGAAGACGAAGAAGTTATATGGATGTACCATTACTTTACAGATATTAAATTGGCACCTACATCATATACACTTAAAGATGTTCTTAAAACAATCCCTTTTCACATTGAGAAAGAAGAAGCGAGTGGCAAAATTCGTCGTTATTTTTATGATAATAACGAGCAGTTTGTGACTTGTTATTTAAGTACTGAAACAAATGATTTTGTGGATCGCGCAGAATTTGTGGCTAAGGGATGTCTCATTCGTAAGGATTATTATAATTATACCCGCTACTGTAGTGAATATTTTACGCCAAAAAACAACAAGGCACACCTCTACCAACGTCGCTTCTTTAACGAAGACGGCAGCACAGCTTTTGATGAAATCTTAGATGAAGATAGTCATATATATCGCTTCAAGGATCATATTTTTCTATCAACTCGAGAACTATTGGCCTATTTCATCAAATGTTTACAATTGACAGAAGAAGATATTGTAATTTTAGACCGTTCTAGTGAGATTGGTCAGGCTGTTATGGAAGGAAAAGGCAAAGCTAAAACGGGAAGTGTCGTTCATGCGGAGCATTATAGTAAAAATGCAACAGATAATGATTACATTCTCTGGAATAATTATTATGAGTATGAGTTTTCACATGCAGACCAAGTTGACTTTTTCATTTGTTCAACAGAAGCTCAGTCAGAAACTCTAAAGCAACATTTTAGAAAGTACCAAGGATTATCCCCACGAATAGTGACAATCCCTGTTGGTTCTTTAGACCGACTAAGGCGACCGGAACAAAAGCGCAAACCTTTCTCGCTGATAACAGCTTCAAGACTGGCTAGTGAAAAACATATTGATTGGTTGATTCTAGCTGTTGTTGAGGCCAAAAAGGTCTTGCCAGAATTAACCTTTGACATTTATGGTAAAGGTGGAGAAGAAAACAAGTTACAAGAATTAATCAGGGAACACAAAGCTCAAGATTACATTCGTCTAATGGGACATGCGGACTTAGAGACTATTTACCAAGAATATGATGCCTACTTAGCAGGGTCGACCAGCGAGGGTTTTGGTTTAACTTTAATGGAAGCTGTCGGTTCGGGTTTGCCGATTATTGGCTTTGAAGTACCATACGGGAATGTGACTTTTGTTGAACATGGAAAAAATGGCTTCCTTATTCCAAAGGAAGAATCAGATCAGCTTGATTTAATTGTTAGTCAATTTAGAGATGCTATTATCAGTATGTATCAAGAGTACCAAATTGGAGAATGGCAAAACCACTCCTATACTATTGCTGAAAAATTCTTAAGTCAAACTGTTGCTAATGATTGGAAAGAATTTTTAAAGGAGTTTGATAATGCTTAA
- the asp2 gene encoding accessory Sec system protein Asp2 yields the protein MTKEKIRVLQIGSQNWSDLLIMPETIDWSYCLPTDYQISLIDSKGKPVAPFSVILFTDELDYEDSYEDLLDFAMPYSVFYNNRITDTKLQARLFTSKLAEAMDMTAPEELVKQLAQNFFPSQEGSKTDMRYIDVSENFSGQVSYEGNSFTVFEGDFGQEFQPLLTWRYNSLHLSGQSLNFWLEYLKNGDLSLNLKVYSFAESTSDIVEVNSFLESDLKDQLTIGARDKNHYLSFVLYVKGRGKLKVGALHQRRSREHFGQLIVGGQRLVDNHRQELIAYFSPGDLKPPLNVYFSGYRPAEGFEGYWMMSQLKAPFILIGDPRLEGGSFYLASKQLEKQVTDFITEKLDYLGFNSQEMIMSGLSMGTLGATYYASQLQPHAVILGKPLFSLGNVAKNGYRIRPDDFGTAFDIVHFLTGSLNQDSLEQLDLKFWQAIDQADLSRTFFAMAYMKDDDYDPTAYLDFLDRVQGKKVKVISKGIEGRHNDNSASINQWCLNQYARIMTLDFGRKP from the coding sequence ATGACTAAGGAAAAAATCAGAGTCCTTCAAATAGGCAGTCAAAATTGGAGTGACTTACTTATTATGCCTGAGACTATTGATTGGTCATATTGTTTGCCAACAGACTATCAGATATCGCTCATTGATTCTAAAGGAAAGCCTGTTGCTCCTTTCTCAGTTATTTTATTCACTGATGAGCTAGATTATGAGGATAGTTATGAAGACTTGCTTGATTTTGCTATGCCTTATTCTGTCTTTTACAATAATCGAATTACTGATACTAAGCTACAGGCGCGTTTATTTACATCAAAACTAGCTGAGGCAATGGATATGACTGCACCAGAAGAGTTGGTGAAGCAACTAGCCCAAAACTTTTTTCCTAGTCAAGAGGGCTCCAAAACTGACATGCGCTATATTGATGTCTCGGAAAACTTCTCCGGACAAGTTTCTTATGAAGGTAATAGTTTTACTGTTTTTGAAGGCGACTTTGGTCAAGAATTTCAGCCGTTGCTAACTTGGCGTTATAATAGTTTACATCTTTCGGGACAATCCTTAAATTTTTGGTTGGAATATCTTAAAAACGGCGACCTTAGCCTTAATTTAAAAGTTTATAGCTTCGCAGAAAGTACTTCTGATATTGTTGAGGTTAATAGTTTTTTAGAGTCAGATTTAAAAGATCAGCTTACTATTGGTGCAAGAGATAAAAATCACTACTTGTCCTTTGTCTTATATGTTAAAGGGAGAGGTAAATTAAAGGTTGGAGCCTTACATCAAAGGAGAAGTCGTGAGCACTTTGGGCAACTTATAGTGGGAGGACAGAGACTGGTTGACAATCATCGGCAAGAGCTAATTGCTTATTTTAGTCCAGGTGATTTGAAGCCTCCACTTAACGTTTATTTCTCTGGTTACCGACCTGCAGAAGGGTTTGAAGGGTACTGGATGATGTCTCAATTAAAAGCACCTTTTATCTTGATAGGAGATCCAAGACTAGAAGGTGGCTCTTTCTACCTCGCTAGCAAGCAACTGGAAAAACAGGTAACAGATTTTATCACAGAGAAATTAGACTATCTAGGTTTTAACTCTCAAGAAATGATTATGTCTGGCTTATCTATGGGAACTTTAGGTGCTACTTATTATGCTAGTCAGTTACAACCACATGCTGTTATTCTTGGGAAGCCTTTATTTTCTTTAGGAAATGTTGCTAAAAACGGTTATCGGATTCGTCCTGATGATTTTGGAACGGCTTTTGATATCGTTCATTTCCTGACAGGATCCCTAAATCAGGATTCTTTAGAACAACTTGATCTTAAATTTTGGCAAGCTATTGATCAAGCTGATTTAAGCAGAACATTTTTTGCCATGGCTTATATGAAAGATGATGACTATGATCCGACAGCCTATCTAGATTTTCTAGATAGAGTTCAGGGAAAAAAAGTTAAGGTTATTTCTAAAGGGATTGAAGGTAGGCACAATGACAATAGCGCATCCATTAACCAATGGTGTTTGAATCAATATGCTAGAATTATGACTTTAGATTTTGGGAGGAAACCTTAA
- the sufB gene encoding Fe-S cluster assembly protein SufB, with the protein MSETNDMVEPNPIDLGDYQFGFHDDVQPLYSTGKGLSEAIVRELSAAKGEPKWMLDFRLKSLETFNKMPMQTWGADLSDINFDDIIYYQKASDKPARSWDDVPEKIKETFERIGIPQAERAYLAGASAQYESEVVYHNMKDEFEKLGIIFTDTDSALKEYPDLFKRYFAKLVPPTNNKLAALNSAVWSGGTFIYVPKGVKVDIPLQTYFRINNENTGQFERTLIIVDEGASVHYVEGCTAPTYSSNSLHAAIVEIFALEGAYMRYTTIQNWSDNVYNLVTKRARALQDATVEWIDGNLGAKTTMKYPSVYLDGPGARGTMLSIAFANAGQHQDTGAKMIHNAPHTSSSIVSKSIAKGGGKVDYRGQVTFNPNSKKSVSHIECDTILMDDISKSDTIPFNEIHNSQVALEHEAKVSKISEEQLYYLMSRGLTESEATEMIVMGFVEPFTKELPMEYAVELNRLIAYEMEGSVG; encoded by the coding sequence ATGTCTGAAACAAATGATATGGTCGAACCAAACCCAATTGATTTGGGAGATTATCAGTTTGGTTTCCATGATGACGTTCAACCATTATATTCAACCGGTAAAGGTTTAAGTGAAGCCATTGTTCGAGAATTGTCTGCTGCTAAAGGGGAACCGAAATGGATGCTTGATTTTCGTCTAAAGTCACTTGAGACTTTTAATAAGATGCCTATGCAGACATGGGGTGCTGATTTATCAGATATTAATTTTGATGATATTATTTATTATCAAAAAGCATCAGATAAGCCAGCTCGTTCCTGGGATGATGTTCCAGAAAAAATCAAAGAGACTTTTGAAAGGATTGGGATTCCTCAGGCTGAACGCGCCTATTTAGCAGGTGCTTCTGCTCAATATGAATCAGAAGTGGTTTACCACAATATGAAGGATGAATTTGAGAAATTAGGAATTATCTTTACAGATACTGATTCGGCCTTGAAAGAATATCCGGATTTGTTCAAACGTTATTTTGCAAAATTAGTGCCTCCCACAAACAATAAATTAGCAGCCTTAAATTCAGCTGTATGGTCAGGTGGAACTTTTATCTATGTGCCTAAAGGGGTTAAGGTCGACATTCCGTTGCAAACTTATTTCCGCATCAACAATGAAAATACCGGCCAATTTGAAAGAACTTTGATTATTGTGGATGAAGGAGCAAGTGTTCACTATGTTGAGGGATGTACGGCTCCTACTTATTCTAGTAATAGTCTGCATGCTGCTATTGTTGAGATTTTTGCTTTAGAGGGTGCTTATATGCGTTATACAACAATTCAAAATTGGTCAGATAACGTTTATAATTTGGTAACAAAACGTGCTCGTGCCTTACAAGATGCGACGGTTGAGTGGATTGATGGGAACCTTGGTGCTAAAACCACTATGAAATATCCATCTGTTTACTTGGATGGTCCCGGTGCGCGTGGAACAATGTTATCTATCGCCTTTGCTAACGCTGGTCAGCATCAAGATACGGGGGCTAAGATGATTCATAATGCTCCTCATACCTCATCATCAATTGTGTCAAAATCTATTGCTAAAGGCGGAGGAAAAGTTGACTATCGAGGTCAGGTAACCTTTAATCCTAATTCCAAAAAATCCGTTTCTCACATTGAATGTGATACAATTTTAATGGATGATATTTCAAAATCAGACACCATTCCTTTTAATGAAATTCACAATTCTCAAGTCGCCTTAGAACATGAAGCAAAGGTTTCTAAAATTTCAGAAGAGCAGCTCTATTATTTGATGAGTCGTGGCTTGACCGAAAGTGAGGCAACGGAAATGATTGTTATGGGATTCGTCGAGCCCTTTACGAAAGAATTACCAATGGAATATGCTGTTGAGTTGAATCGACTTATTGCCTATGAAATGGAAGGATCCGTAGGATAG